A single region of the Brachypodium distachyon strain Bd21 chromosome 3, Brachypodium_distachyon_v3.0, whole genome shotgun sequence genome encodes:
- the LOC104583495 gene encoding myb-related protein B isoform X1 has protein sequence MRQTEDGLPMRRSTSRSSQMRGIAQERAKLQDAPSKNAKWRTVAECIHRKTGVYSFKKRRRWSEEENDVLIQMVQNLGTKNWSTIACAMPLRSRYQCRERWTYYLNPALNRQAWSEQDEVTLIHAHEMHGNKWRELAKLFPGRTGKAVKNHWNGHMKRKLKSYLARGLPKQFQNLPVDPSVSNRGWSTPKGSQDSFNNNQLPSDLLIWSESKRGLTETGENASMLDGQSSDSIRSVSEGKPMSSSPKGFGARSADAQPKVDAGDGQIDRVVSKFPVVTDNDMETVVSSSSVDLKVCVAAPSFVRSTSEEKQMSYTGLSPAHSSQSRYAHLDELSELHQSDIADLLDMSYCESLMIIPPDSPQSGNGGVPGM, from the exons ATGCGGCAGACAGAAGACGGGCTCCCAATGAGGCG ATCAACGAGTCGCTCAAGCCAAATGCGTGGAATCGCACAAGAG CGTGCTAAACTGCAAGATGCACCTTCGAAGAATGCAAAATGGAGAACAGTAG CAGAGTGCATCCACCGCAAGACAGGTGTCTACTCGTTCAAGAAGAGGCGCAGATGGTCAGAAGAGGAAA ATGACGTTCTGATTCAAATGGTACAAAATCTTGGCACAAAGAATTGGTCAACTATTGCTTGTGCTATGCCTCTTCGTAGTCGTTACCAATGCCGGGAGAG GTGGACATATTACCTCAACCCTGCTTTGAATAGACAGGCATGGTCAGAACAGGATGAGGTAACACTGATCCATGCTCATGAAATGCATGGAAACAAGTGGCGTGAACTGGCTAAACTTTTTCCAGGGAG GACGGGAAAAGCAGTAAAGAATCACTGGAACGGTCATATGAAGAGGAAATTGAAATCGTATTTAGCCAGAGGGTTGCCGAAGCAATTCCAAAATCTGCCCGTCGATCCATCAGTTTCAAACAGGGGCTGGAGTACCCCGAAAGGTAGTCAAGACTCATTCAATAATAATCAACTTCCATCCGATTTGCTGATATGGTCCGAATCTAAGCGAGGGCTCACAGAGACTGGTGAAAACGCAAGTATGCTTGATGGACAAAGTTCTGATTCCATAAGGTCTGTGTCGGAAGGGAAGCCAATGAGTTCTTCACCTAAAGGATTTGGTGCACGTTCAGCTGATGCCCAGCCAAAGGTGGATGCAGGGGATGGTCAAATTGATAGAGTAGTATCAAAGTTTCCTGTAGTAACCGACAATGACATGGAAACGGTTGTGTCATCAAGTTCAGTGGATCTGAAGGTGTGCGTTGCTGCACCAAGTTTTGTAAGGTCTACGTCAGAGGAGAAGCAAATGAGTTACACAGGCTTATCTCCAGCTCATAGTTCCCAATCTCGTTATGCACATCTCGACGAGTTGTCGGAGCTACACCAGTCTGATATAGCTGATCTTCTGGACATGTCGTATTGCGAGAGCTTGATGATCATCCCTCCCGACTCTCCACAAAGTGGCAATGGTGGCGTGCCTGGAATGTGA
- the LOC104583495 gene encoding transcription factor MYB3R-1 isoform X4, producing MRQTEDGLPMRRSTSRSSQMRGIAQERAKLQDAPSKNAKWRTVAECIHRKTGVYSFKKRRRWSEEENDVLIQMVQNLGTKNWSTIACAMPLRSRYQCRERWTYYLNPALNRQAWSEQDEVTLIHAHEMHGNKWRELAKLFPGRTGKAVKNHWNGHMKRKLKSYLARGLPKQFQNLPVDPSVSNRGWSTPKETGENASMLDGQSSDSIRSVSEGKPMSSSPKGFGARSADAQPKVDAGDGQIDRVVSKFPVVTDNDMETVVSSSSVDLKVCVAAPSFVRSTSEEKQMSYTGLSPAHSSQSRYAHLDELSELHQSDIADLLDMSYCESLMIIPPDSPQSGNGGVPGM from the exons ATGCGGCAGACAGAAGACGGGCTCCCAATGAGGCG ATCAACGAGTCGCTCAAGCCAAATGCGTGGAATCGCACAAGAG CGTGCTAAACTGCAAGATGCACCTTCGAAGAATGCAAAATGGAGAACAGTAG CAGAGTGCATCCACCGCAAGACAGGTGTCTACTCGTTCAAGAAGAGGCGCAGATGGTCAGAAGAGGAAA ATGACGTTCTGATTCAAATGGTACAAAATCTTGGCACAAAGAATTGGTCAACTATTGCTTGTGCTATGCCTCTTCGTAGTCGTTACCAATGCCGGGAGAG GTGGACATATTACCTCAACCCTGCTTTGAATAGACAGGCATGGTCAGAACAGGATGAGGTAACACTGATCCATGCTCATGAAATGCATGGAAACAAGTGGCGTGAACTGGCTAAACTTTTTCCAGGGAG GACGGGAAAAGCAGTAAAGAATCACTGGAACGGTCATATGAAGAGGAAATTGAAATCGTATTTAGCCAGAGGGTTGCCGAAGCAATTCCAAAATCTGCCCGTCGATCCATCAGTTTCAAACAGGGGCTGGAGTACCCCGAAAG AGACTGGTGAAAACGCAAGTATGCTTGATGGACAAAGTTCTGATTCCATAAGGTCTGTGTCGGAAGGGAAGCCAATGAGTTCTTCACCTAAAGGATTTGGTGCACGTTCAGCTGATGCCCAGCCAAAGGTGGATGCAGGGGATGGTCAAATTGATAGAGTAGTATCAAAGTTTCCTGTAGTAACCGACAATGACATGGAAACGGTTGTGTCATCAAGTTCAGTGGATCTGAAGGTGTGCGTTGCTGCACCAAGTTTTGTAAGGTCTACGTCAGAGGAGAAGCAAATGAGTTACACAGGCTTATCTCCAGCTCATAGTTCCCAATCTCGTTATGCACATCTCGACGAGTTGTCGGAGCTACACCAGTCTGATATAGCTGATCTTCTGGACATGTCGTATTGCGAGAGCTTGATGATCATCCCTCCCGACTCTCCACAAAGTGGCAATGGTGGCGTGCCTGGAATGTGA
- the LOC104583495 gene encoding myb-like protein AA isoform X2, which yields MRQTEDGLPMRRSTSRSSQMRGIAQERAKLQDAPSKNAKWRTVECIHRKTGVYSFKKRRRWSEEENDVLIQMVQNLGTKNWSTIACAMPLRSRYQCRERWTYYLNPALNRQAWSEQDEVTLIHAHEMHGNKWRELAKLFPGRTGKAVKNHWNGHMKRKLKSYLARGLPKQFQNLPVDPSVSNRGWSTPKGSQDSFNNNQLPSDLLIWSESKRGLTETGENASMLDGQSSDSIRSVSEGKPMSSSPKGFGARSADAQPKVDAGDGQIDRVVSKFPVVTDNDMETVVSSSSVDLKVCVAAPSFVRSTSEEKQMSYTGLSPAHSSQSRYAHLDELSELHQSDIADLLDMSYCESLMIIPPDSPQSGNGGVPGM from the exons ATGCGGCAGACAGAAGACGGGCTCCCAATGAGGCG ATCAACGAGTCGCTCAAGCCAAATGCGTGGAATCGCACAAGAG CGTGCTAAACTGCAAGATGCACCTTCGAAGAATGCAAAATGGAGAACAGTAG AGTGCATCCACCGCAAGACAGGTGTCTACTCGTTCAAGAAGAGGCGCAGATGGTCAGAAGAGGAAA ATGACGTTCTGATTCAAATGGTACAAAATCTTGGCACAAAGAATTGGTCAACTATTGCTTGTGCTATGCCTCTTCGTAGTCGTTACCAATGCCGGGAGAG GTGGACATATTACCTCAACCCTGCTTTGAATAGACAGGCATGGTCAGAACAGGATGAGGTAACACTGATCCATGCTCATGAAATGCATGGAAACAAGTGGCGTGAACTGGCTAAACTTTTTCCAGGGAG GACGGGAAAAGCAGTAAAGAATCACTGGAACGGTCATATGAAGAGGAAATTGAAATCGTATTTAGCCAGAGGGTTGCCGAAGCAATTCCAAAATCTGCCCGTCGATCCATCAGTTTCAAACAGGGGCTGGAGTACCCCGAAAGGTAGTCAAGACTCATTCAATAATAATCAACTTCCATCCGATTTGCTGATATGGTCCGAATCTAAGCGAGGGCTCACAGAGACTGGTGAAAACGCAAGTATGCTTGATGGACAAAGTTCTGATTCCATAAGGTCTGTGTCGGAAGGGAAGCCAATGAGTTCTTCACCTAAAGGATTTGGTGCACGTTCAGCTGATGCCCAGCCAAAGGTGGATGCAGGGGATGGTCAAATTGATAGAGTAGTATCAAAGTTTCCTGTAGTAACCGACAATGACATGGAAACGGTTGTGTCATCAAGTTCAGTGGATCTGAAGGTGTGCGTTGCTGCACCAAGTTTTGTAAGGTCTACGTCAGAGGAGAAGCAAATGAGTTACACAGGCTTATCTCCAGCTCATAGTTCCCAATCTCGTTATGCACATCTCGACGAGTTGTCGGAGCTACACCAGTCTGATATAGCTGATCTTCTGGACATGTCGTATTGCGAGAGCTTGATGATCATCCCTCCCGACTCTCCACAAAGTGGCAATGGTGGCGTGCCTGGAATGTGA
- the LOC104583495 gene encoding myb-related protein B isoform X3: MLSFIAQASPNLAHQCAEVCVTECIHRKTGVYSFKKRRRWSEEENDVLIQMVQNLGTKNWSTIACAMPLRSRYQCRERWTYYLNPALNRQAWSEQDEVTLIHAHEMHGNKWRELAKLFPGRTGKAVKNHWNGHMKRKLKSYLARGLPKQFQNLPVDPSVSNRGWSTPKGSQDSFNNNQLPSDLLIWSESKRGLTETGENASMLDGQSSDSIRSVSEGKPMSSSPKGFGARSADAQPKVDAGDGQIDRVVSKFPVVTDNDMETVVSSSSVDLKVCVAAPSFVRSTSEEKQMSYTGLSPAHSSQSRYAHLDELSELHQSDIADLLDMSYCESLMIIPPDSPQSGNGGVPGM; encoded by the exons ATGCTCAGTTTCATAGCCCAAGCAAGCCCAAATTTGGCACACCAATGCGCTGAAGTATGCGTAA CAGAGTGCATCCACCGCAAGACAGGTGTCTACTCGTTCAAGAAGAGGCGCAGATGGTCAGAAGAGGAAA ATGACGTTCTGATTCAAATGGTACAAAATCTTGGCACAAAGAATTGGTCAACTATTGCTTGTGCTATGCCTCTTCGTAGTCGTTACCAATGCCGGGAGAG GTGGACATATTACCTCAACCCTGCTTTGAATAGACAGGCATGGTCAGAACAGGATGAGGTAACACTGATCCATGCTCATGAAATGCATGGAAACAAGTGGCGTGAACTGGCTAAACTTTTTCCAGGGAG GACGGGAAAAGCAGTAAAGAATCACTGGAACGGTCATATGAAGAGGAAATTGAAATCGTATTTAGCCAGAGGGTTGCCGAAGCAATTCCAAAATCTGCCCGTCGATCCATCAGTTTCAAACAGGGGCTGGAGTACCCCGAAAGGTAGTCAAGACTCATTCAATAATAATCAACTTCCATCCGATTTGCTGATATGGTCCGAATCTAAGCGAGGGCTCACAGAGACTGGTGAAAACGCAAGTATGCTTGATGGACAAAGTTCTGATTCCATAAGGTCTGTGTCGGAAGGGAAGCCAATGAGTTCTTCACCTAAAGGATTTGGTGCACGTTCAGCTGATGCCCAGCCAAAGGTGGATGCAGGGGATGGTCAAATTGATAGAGTAGTATCAAAGTTTCCTGTAGTAACCGACAATGACATGGAAACGGTTGTGTCATCAAGTTCAGTGGATCTGAAGGTGTGCGTTGCTGCACCAAGTTTTGTAAGGTCTACGTCAGAGGAGAAGCAAATGAGTTACACAGGCTTATCTCCAGCTCATAGTTCCCAATCTCGTTATGCACATCTCGACGAGTTGTCGGAGCTACACCAGTCTGATATAGCTGATCTTCTGGACATGTCGTATTGCGAGAGCTTGATGATCATCCCTCCCGACTCTCCACAAAGTGGCAATGGTGGCGTGCCTGGAATGTGA
- the LOC104583495 gene encoding myb-related protein B isoform X5, giving the protein MQCIHRKTGVYSFKKRRRWSEEENDVLIQMVQNLGTKNWSTIACAMPLRSRYQCRERWTYYLNPALNRQAWSEQDEVTLIHAHEMHGNKWRELAKLFPGRTGKAVKNHWNGHMKRKLKSYLARGLPKQFQNLPVDPSVSNRGWSTPKGSQDSFNNNQLPSDLLIWSESKRGLTETGENASMLDGQSSDSIRSVSEGKPMSSSPKGFGARSADAQPKVDAGDGQIDRVVSKFPVVTDNDMETVVSSSSVDLKVCVAAPSFVRSTSEEKQMSYTGLSPAHSSQSRYAHLDELSELHQSDIADLLDMSYCESLMIIPPDSPQSGNGGVPGM; this is encoded by the exons ATGC AGTGCATCCACCGCAAGACAGGTGTCTACTCGTTCAAGAAGAGGCGCAGATGGTCAGAAGAGGAAA ATGACGTTCTGATTCAAATGGTACAAAATCTTGGCACAAAGAATTGGTCAACTATTGCTTGTGCTATGCCTCTTCGTAGTCGTTACCAATGCCGGGAGAG GTGGACATATTACCTCAACCCTGCTTTGAATAGACAGGCATGGTCAGAACAGGATGAGGTAACACTGATCCATGCTCATGAAATGCATGGAAACAAGTGGCGTGAACTGGCTAAACTTTTTCCAGGGAG GACGGGAAAAGCAGTAAAGAATCACTGGAACGGTCATATGAAGAGGAAATTGAAATCGTATTTAGCCAGAGGGTTGCCGAAGCAATTCCAAAATCTGCCCGTCGATCCATCAGTTTCAAACAGGGGCTGGAGTACCCCGAAAGGTAGTCAAGACTCATTCAATAATAATCAACTTCCATCCGATTTGCTGATATGGTCCGAATCTAAGCGAGGGCTCACAGAGACTGGTGAAAACGCAAGTATGCTTGATGGACAAAGTTCTGATTCCATAAGGTCTGTGTCGGAAGGGAAGCCAATGAGTTCTTCACCTAAAGGATTTGGTGCACGTTCAGCTGATGCCCAGCCAAAGGTGGATGCAGGGGATGGTCAAATTGATAGAGTAGTATCAAAGTTTCCTGTAGTAACCGACAATGACATGGAAACGGTTGTGTCATCAAGTTCAGTGGATCTGAAGGTGTGCGTTGCTGCACCAAGTTTTGTAAGGTCTACGTCAGAGGAGAAGCAAATGAGTTACACAGGCTTATCTCCAGCTCATAGTTCCCAATCTCGTTATGCACATCTCGACGAGTTGTCGGAGCTACACCAGTCTGATATAGCTGATCTTCTGGACATGTCGTATTGCGAGAGCTTGATGATCATCCCTCCCGACTCTCCACAAAGTGGCAATGGTGGCGTGCCTGGAATGTGA
- the LOC100832158 gene encoding rho guanine nucleotide exchange factor 8, with the protein MVRFLRRHSLDKSSSRNHLQQQQQQNREADNSDAEMTDGSTPPLPNGRAAPRGRRDGPPSDLDVMKEKFAKLLLGEDMSGTGKGVSSALALSNAVTNLAASVFGEHRKLEPMAPDTKERWKKEVGWLLSVTDHIVEFVPTRQTAENGTTMEIMSTSQRRDLAMNIPALRKLDAMLIGYMDNFVDQTEFWYEKGGDNKRDDDKWWMPTVKVPAEGLSEVTRRWLQYQKECVNQVLKAAMAINAQVLVEMEIPEVYIESLPKKGKTSLGDAIYRSITDEDFDPIEFLEGVDLSTEHKVLDLKNRIEASTIIWKRKMQTKDTKSSWGSIISFEKREQFEERAETILHLLKLQFPGTPQSQLDISKIQYNRDVGYALLESYSRVLESLAYSVMSRIEDVLGADAAATNLTASEAARRQEMDAPRKLDAREELEKLNEAPASMTLYDFMGWHFDQDELMRKKEEGTLDEAGEAKLKKAPSQLAPKKFSYVDSLAGSGMRSPSARH; encoded by the exons ATGGTTCGGTTCCTCCGGCGCCACAGCCTTGACAAGAGCAGCTCCCGCAAccacctgcagcagcagcagcagcagaatcGAGAGGCAGACAACAGCGACGCCGAGATGACCGACGGGAGCACTCCCCCGCTCCCCAATGGCCGGGCCGCGCCGAGGGGCCGGCGCGACGGGCCGCCCTCAG ATTTGGACGTGATGAAGGAGAAGTTCGCCAAGCTGCTGCTGGGCGAGGACATGTCGGGCACGGGCAAAGGCGTGTCGTCGGCGCTGGCGCTGTCGAATGCCGTGACGAACCTGGCTGCGTCCGTGTTCGGCGAGCACCGCAAGCTGGAGCCCATGGCGCCCGACACCAAGGAGCGCTGGAAGAAGGAGGTGGGCTGGCTGCTGTCCGTCACGGACCACATCGTGGAGTTCGTGCCCACGCGCCAGACCGCCGAGAACGGCACCACCATGGAGATCATGTCCACGTCGCAGCGCCGCGACCTCGCCATGAACATCCCCGCCCTGCGCAAGCTCGACGCCATGCTCATC GGGTACATGGACAACTTCGTGGACCAGACGGAGTTCTGGTACGAGAAGGGCGGCGACAACAAGCGCGACGACGACAAGTGGTGGATGCCGACGGTGAAAGTGCCCGCGGAGGGGCTGTCGGAGGTGACCCGGAGGTGGCTGCAGTACCAGAAGGAGTGCGTGAACCAGGTGCTgaaggcggccatggccatcaACGCGCAGGTGctggtggagatggagatcccGGAGGTGTACATCGAGTCGCTGCCCAAGAAGGGCAAGACGAGCCTGGGCGACGCCATCTACCGCAGCATCACGGACGAGGACTTCGACCCCATCGAGTTCCTGGAAGGCGTGGACCTCTCCACGGAGCACAAGGTGCTCGACCTCAAGAACCGCATCGAGGCCTCCACCATCATCTGGAAGCGCAAGATGCAGACCAAGGACACCAAGTCCTCCTGGGGCTCCATCATCAGCTtcgagaagcgcgagcagttcgAGGAGCGCGCCGAGAccatcctccacctcctcaaGCTCCAGTTCCCCGGCACCCCCCAGTCCCAGCTCGACATCTCCAAGATCCAATACAACAGG GATGTGGGGTACGCGCTGTTGGAGAGCTACTCGAGGGTGCTGGAGAGCCTGGCGTACAGCGTGATGTCGAGGATCGAGGACGTGCTGggggcggacgcggcggcgacgaacctGACGGCGAGcgaggcggcgaggaggcagGAGATGGACGCGCCGAGGAAGCTGGACGCCAGGGAGGAGCTGGAGAAGCTCAACGAGGCGCCGGCGTCCATGACGCTCTACGACTTCATGGGCTGGCACTTCGACCAGGACGAGCTCATGCGGAAGAAGGAGGAAGGCACGCTcgacgaggccggcgaggccaagcTCAAGAAGGCGCCCAGCCAGCTCGCGCCCAAGAAGTTCTCCTACGTCGACAGCCTCGCCGGATCAGGCATGCGGAGCCCCTCCGCGCGCCATTGA